From the Coffea eugenioides isolate CCC68of chromosome 1, Ceug_1.0, whole genome shotgun sequence genome, the window tgatgtttgtttcagggggagaaattaatacacaagaatagtgtactctttttccttcactaggaTTTTTGTCCCGATGGGTTTTTCCctagtaaggttttaacgaggcatattctttgtgtaatggacatccaagggggagtgttatgaaacaattaaaagtatggatgtccctttgtattcccaagaggattaattcttgatttatggatacattatgtatagaagttacaatccataaattTATTCATGTAGTGGAAGAACTGTTTCataggtttcttcatattcttgtaaTAGTGGGTGTTTAATGGGATTGATgttcctttaatcttgtagtacctatatatagaggtacattgacacccttTGGAATGAACTTTTGCATCAGTTGGAATAATAAGAATATCACTCTCCATTGCTCCACTTctttctctacttctttctccaatatttcacttgatattatagtaccttattttattaattttataaCAATAAGCGCTATACTATTCTATGCCTTTAGGACAccggattaaaaaaaaaaaaagggataattacagaaacctcccctgagatttttgACATTTGGACTGacccccctgtggtttgaaaaattacactgacctcccctgagtgaggttactaatcctttgcaaatttagtccaaacgattaaaatattattttatggagtgaaattagaattttgtaccagatttgccATTTGTgttacatgtccaatgaataaCAAAGTAttataaatcaattaacaattaataaactttaaagaGTATAATTTATGGGCAAACACGTATTAGTATTAGTTATTActcatttaaagtaccggctctttacgggtattttactttcaaacatttaatttatgataaatatatcaatatttgtaagtaaaattcaaaaaatgttacagtaatattcttgcaaaaagaaaatcggtaggttatttatttaatataaattaaatattaaaaaaaagaaatgacccataaagtattaattctttatgacTTTTATCCATTATATGAGTAAAGTATTCGCTCTTTATatgcattttattctgaatcatttaatttatgttaaatacataaaagTTTGtgactaaaattgaaaaagtattatattaatatttttacggaagaaaaattggtaggttttgtatttaacaaaaattcaatatttgaaagtaaatacaaatctgtatttgagcgtAACTACttatattaaattaaatatttgaaagtaaaatacccgtaaagagccggtactttaaatagttaccggctctttatgggcaAACACGCATTATTCATTTAAAGTGCCGCTCTTTaagggtattttactttcaaatatttaattcatgataaatatatcaatgtttgtaagtaaaatttaaaaagtgttacagtaatattcttgcaaaaaggaaatcggtaggttatttatttaatataaattaaatattttttttaaaagaaatggcccataaagcattgattctttatgactttcatccattacatgagtaaagtattggctctttatggacattttattctgaatcatttaatttatgttaaatacataaatgtttgtaactaaactTAACAAagtattatattaatatttttacggaagagagattggtagtttttgcatttaacaaaaattaaatatttgaaagtaaatataaatctgtatttgagcgtaaatatttgtattaaattaaatgtttgaaagtaaaatactcgtaaaaagccggtactttaaatgagtaatgTGTGTTTGCCCATAAATTATACtctttaaaatttattaattgttaattgatttatagtactttgttattcattggacatgtattacaaaggacaaatttggtacaaaattataatttcactccctaaaacaatattttaatcgtttggactaaatttgcaaaggattagtaacctcaggggaggtcagtgtaatttttcaaaccacaggggaggtcagtgcaaatgtcggaaacctcaggggaggtttctgcaattatcccaaaaaaaggGTAGGCTCGATGTTACTTTCTTTGcaaaattatgaattttttaAGCTTTTCGGGGTGCTTGtttaaaaataaacaattaGATAAATTGTGTTGTTTGATAGTAATATTTCAAACTTTGAAAAGTTCATTTACACTTTGATCATATAAGGttgatttaaatattttttataaattgtttttttactcaattaatGAATAATGTATTAGTACTGGTGTTTTGAAAGCCACCAAATCATTTCATTGAGAGGTAGAAACAAACAATCACTCACTGAAAGGGTAGAGAGAGAAATCTGAGAATAGGGATGTCTAAAACAACAAGGCACATGGAGTTGATGACTTGCATTGATTCCATCTTAGATAAACTGCGGCTGTTGGTTCCCCAGGGTGATCTCTGCAAGTATGATCGTGCTTTGAATGAGCTGAAGGTGGAGCTTGGGCTAGTGAAAACATTCCTTCTGTGTCAGTGGAAATTGGGATATTCCGGGGGTGACTTGGAAGATTCTGTTCATAAAAATGGGCAGCAGTTTTACTCTCTTCTTCTTCGATTCAAGGATGATGGATTGTCCCCCAGCGACTTGGCTGGATCAGCTTCAACTTTTGGAGATATTCTAAAGAGTTCTAAGCAACAAATCAGGAGATCCTATGTCTGTGATTCCGATTCCTTACTGAAATCCGTTGATGAGGATAGAATCCGACGGAATACAAGAGATTTTGAGACAGACGGTTTCAGGAGGTATAATTGGGACAGGAAAATGTATCCCAGTATGTTGGATCGCTTATTGGCATCCAGTTCTTCTTTGACAGATGAGTTCATGGAATTCTTCCACTCCTTGCTAGAGAATTTTGTGGATATTCTCAATTGGGGTGAAGCCTACGATTCGGAACTTGAAAAGCTGTTGGAGCCCTTGCAAGAGAAGCTAGTATTCCTCAAAAATTTCACTCTCTTTGCCAGGTCGCAAGGCAAGCAGGAGCGGAAACTTATGGAGCACAGTGGAGTTGTGGCTCTGTCTGCAGCCCATCTTTGTCACAGTTGCTGGTTTTTCAGAGATGATAATGAAGTTTTTGTTGAAATCAGCTTCAAGATTGATGAAGTAAAAGATCAGATCAAGCCTGTTGTTGAGCAAGTCCGTTTGGCTTATATCAGCATCTTGGAATCTAAGTCTTCATCACTTGGGATGTCTACCAAGGCTAATATGTCTATAGTGGGGGGTTTTGTAGGTTCTCTCCTAGGTAATCTTTGGGAGTTTCTCGTAAAGTGTCCTACCTGGTTTACTTCATCTCTAAAGCATCAAATTCGGATACTCTACGAGGGACTGCAGTTCTTGAGAGGCATTTTGATGAAGCAGCAAGAGGATTATGATGGGCTTCCTGGAGGAATCAAGGATCGCATTGTGGCTGTGGTCAATGATGCTGGGATTGTAATTTTCTCACTATATCAGGACAATATCCGAGAAGCTTCAGCCATGGAAATAGATCTTAAGCTCTTTTGTTTACTGGAGAAGATCAAGCTTGTTAAGGCAGAAATTGAGAAAAAGTATCCTGCGGCATCAAGGTCCAAATTTCCTACAACCAATGCATTAGAGTTGATCGATCTTGTTCTAGAAAAGTTGAAGGAACTGGAAAGCTGTGAAGTTGATCcaatattttcttttgcaaaggGTGGAGTTGACTTCTTAAATTCATACTTGAACAAGATCCAATGCATTAAAGTTGACCGACCTTTGGAAACATTTACATATTATGACATGCCATCCTGGATCATTGATCTGGAGAAGCAGATCCGGCTTGAAAAGCTCCGACATCAAAAGATGCAAGCTGATGCCCCATTCTTAACGTCATTCTTGGAGAATAATTTGGAGCAGCACATCAAGAATGAAAAGCACCAACTTCAGACGATGAAAGATGATCTTGTATCTTTAAGATCATTATTGGAAGGAAATGGGGAGCAACACAACCATCAGGAAGATCCCCATGCCCTTTGGAGTCGTGTCATAGAGGTTGCATTCAAGGCAGAATTTGTTATCGAATCCTTACTAGTTGAGGATATCTCATTCTACTCTCTGatgttatttgatgatattgcACAAGAAATTAAGCTCGTCAAAAGTCTAGCCCAGGAAGCTACCAAGATTCCGAGGCATATGACATCACAAGGTAACATCTCAACAATAGTTGAATGGATCACAATGTTAGCACTCCATTTTTATTAATGATATTTCAttctctttttaatttttttggaaacagTGAAAAGCAAGACGAGTGGAGCATCTTACCAGGTGTCATCATCGAGTAGTATCCCAACAGTCGATAAAGCTGAGGTGGTCTTGCAGGATGTGGAGCAAGCAATGATTGATAAACTTATAAAAGGTCTAAAGCAGCTGGACATCATCTCCGTTGTGGGCGTGGCTGGACTAGGCAAGACTTTTTTGGCACAAAGAGTTTACCGTGATCCTAGAGTTACATCTCACTTCCACATTCAGGCATGGTGTTGTATCTCCCAAACATATTGCAAGAGAGATTTGTTGCTTCAGATTTTGGCATGCATTGATCAGAAAACTCAATTTTCTGAGAAGGATGATTATCAATTGGCTCTTGAACTCCGGCAACGCTTGTTGAAACAGAAGTTTCTCATAGTTTTGGATGATGTTTGGGACATTAAAGCATGGAATGCTTTAAAATCTTCATTCCCAGAGAAAAACAATGGAAGCCGAATTCTCTTAACAAGTCGACTTACTGATATTATTGGCACACCTTATCATCTTAGGACACTTGATGAATCAGAAAGCTATGAATTACTACAGAAGAAGCTGGCAGTTATTAGAGAAGAAGGCTATTCCGAAGAACAAAATTTTCTCGGGTGGAAAATAGCAAAAACTTGTAATGGGATGCCTCTATCAATTGCCATCATATCTGGTATCCTTGCAACTCTCGATCAAGCTGGGTGGGAAGAAGTCGCAAAAATGGTGAGTTTAACTGCCATGGTTGGTGCCACAGAACAATGCAGCAGCATACTAGAGCTGAGTTATGGGCATCTGCCTGACCATTTGAAGCAATGCATTCTTTACTTTGGAGCCTTTCGAGAAGATTCAGAAATTTGTGTCCGGAGGTTGACATGGTTATGGATCGCTGAAGGATTTGTGCAGAAGAGCGGGTCGGAGTGCCCAGAGAAAATAGTAGAAGGCTATATAATGGCTCTAATCAACAGAAGCTTAGTTATGGTGGGGCAACGAAGATGCGCAGGTGAGGTCAAGACCTGCCGCATTCATGATTTGTTGCATGTCTTTTGTGTGAAAAAAgccaaaaaacaaaattttctacAATTGGTGCGAGGGTATGATGAGGATCTTACGTTTGATGAGCCGTACAACCCACGTCGATTATCTATTCAAGCTCAACCAAAGCATTTCATCAAATCTAGGATAATTTGTCCCCAAATACGCTCTCTATTATATTCATCTCGAGATTTTGGGGTCCGCCAACTCCGGTGCAATTTTGGTTTCATTTTTCTCCTGAAACTTCTTAATGTGCTAGACTTGGAAAATATTAGTCTAGGTTCAGATTTTCCGAGGGAATTATGGTCGCTTGTTCAGCTGAGGTACTTGGCAGTTCTAGGTTGGCTCAAGAATGGCATTCCATCCTCACTAGAAAAGCTCTcaaatttggaaacttttctTGTGAGAACAAAGGATGATGTTGGTCTTTCTTTGTTGCAAGATACTCTTCTAAAGATGCAGAAATTGAGGCATCTGCATGTGTATGGTGCTTTGATTGATATTACATTGGCCAATGATAACCTTGAAAGCTCCTCCATCTTGAACAATTTAGACTCTTTTTCAACTATGAAGCTTTATCTTGGGCAAAGCATGGAAAAGATGATCAGAAAGTTTCCAAATATCCGCAGACTGAAATGCTGTCTGCTACAGTCAGAGGAATCTTCTTGTCATGGCACAAGGATTGTGGCAATGGATTTTCTGAGTCAACTAGAATCACTAAAGCTGCTTCTGGGTAAAGTGACTGCGCATCCCATCGAGTATCATCTCCCCTCGAATCTTACGAAGTTGACGCTGGAGGACTTCTCATGGAGCATAATGTCCACAATCAGAAAGCTAACAAATCTCGAGGCTCTTAAATTACTCCGACAAGCTGATGGGGTAAAGGAGTGGGACatggaaggcaaggaagaagAGGAAATCTTCCCTAAACTCAAGTTCTTGAAATTGAAAGATTTGAGCATTGTCAAGTGGTTGGGATCAGGAGATCACTTTCCCAGTCTTGAGAGATTAATTTTGGAGTGTTGCGCGGAATTGGAAGAGCTCCCTTCTCGTTTGCAGGAAACTTTAACTCTTCAATTGATTGAGGTGCGTGGATGCCTCTTCTCTGCCGGGGATTTAGTTCGAGAGATTAAGCAACAGCAGCAGATAGACTATGGAAATCAGGATCTTAAAATCCTTATCTCAGAAGAAATTGAGGAGTCAGATGGAGATTCAGATGGATGGTGAGGGTAAACACCATCGGCTTCAAGTGCTACTATCTTCTGTATGGTTTTGCTGAGAATGGTGTAATATTTTTCGTTGTATTGCATGTATATGTTGCAATGTATCAATATCAAATGAATATCTTACTTTATAAAATTGATTATGAAAATGTCAATGATGGATATACTGCACTTTGTGCCAGATGTTTACGCTCTGCATCCTAAGCTAAAAGATTTTGTTTTCCGTTTTTTAAGATGAAGCACATTTTTGGGTCTTATATGGGATTGAAATTTGATCTAGTTCAATTCAATAAATATGAATAgaatattttgatcaaaaaatAGGGTGGAAGATGCTTTTCTCTAGGAATTATATATCAACACATTTTAAGGTTTTGAATTACTCTCTTTTTCATATCAAGATTGTTTCTTGTACATTTACCCCTTCATTAGGTGCGCTTGGCCAGAGAATTATTTAGTattatttggaaatttcttttagaATAAtactgtaattttttttttgtaatgtaaCGTGTgatgaaataaaaagatgattgaaaaattaaaaggaaaaggTAATAGAAAACGTGTTTATAATGTGAACAGATAATTGTTTATCGATAAAGAATAATGCAAACACAGAGAATCATATGAGAAATTTTCAAGGCCTGTAATACAAGACAATATTTTAACACCAGCATTAAGTAATTGAGAGCATCTTATTCTTAGCCAGTGGATTAACTAACTAGCGGTTGTCAATTTGGacggacaaaaaaaaaaaaaaggattgtcAACTTTTAGGCTTAACGTTTCAACCCAAAAACTTCATCCTCATTCCTCAATTTTATCACCACAACAAATGGGTAATATTTTGTGGTAATGATGGTGACCATTGAGCTTTTTTGTCTCTTAATTAAACATAAGATGATTTCTACGTCAATGTTTA encodes:
- the LOC113772339 gene encoding putative late blight resistance protein homolog R1B-23 — protein: MSKTTRHMELMTCIDSILDKLRLLVPQGDLCKYDRALNELKVELGLVKTFLLCQWKLGYSGGDLEDSVHKNGQQFYSLLLRFKDDGLSPSDLAGSASTFGDILKSSKQQIRRSYVCDSDSLLKSVDEDRIRRNTRDFETDGFRRYNWDRKMYPSMLDRLLASSSSLTDEFMEFFHSLLENFVDILNWGEAYDSELEKLLEPLQEKLVFLKNFTLFARSQGKQERKLMEHSGVVALSAAHLCHSCWFFRDDNEVFVEISFKIDEVKDQIKPVVEQVRLAYISILESKSSSLGMSTKANMSIVGGFVGSLLGNLWEFLVKCPTWFTSSLKHQIRILYEGLQFLRGILMKQQEDYDGLPGGIKDRIVAVVNDAGIVIFSLYQDNIREASAMEIDLKLFCLLEKIKLVKAEIEKKYPAASRSKFPTTNALELIDLVLEKLKELESCEVDPIFSFAKGGVDFLNSYLNKIQCIKVDRPLETFTYYDMPSWIIDLEKQIRLEKLRHQKMQADAPFLTSFLENNLEQHIKNEKHQLQTMKDDLVSLRSLLEGNGEQHNHQEDPHALWSRVIEVAFKAEFVIESLLVEDISFYSLMLFDDIAQEIKLVKSLAQEATKIPRHMTSQVKSKTSGASYQVSSSSSIPTVDKAEVVLQDVEQAMIDKLIKGLKQLDIISVVGVAGLGKTFLAQRVYRDPRVTSHFHIQAWCCISQTYCKRDLLLQILACIDQKTQFSEKDDYQLALELRQRLLKQKFLIVLDDVWDIKAWNALKSSFPEKNNGSRILLTSRLTDIIGTPYHLRTLDESESYELLQKKLAVIREEGYSEEQNFLGWKIAKTCNGMPLSIAIISGILATLDQAGWEEVAKMVSLTAMVGATEQCSSILELSYGHLPDHLKQCILYFGAFREDSEICVRRLTWLWIAEGFVQKSGSECPEKIVEGYIMALINRSLVMVGQRRCAGEVKTCRIHDLLHVFCVKKAKKQNFLQLVRGYDEDLTFDEPYNPRRLSIQAQPKHFIKSRIICPQIRSLLYSSRDFGVRQLRCNFGFIFLLKLLNVLDLENISLGSDFPRELWSLVQLRYLAVLGWLKNGIPSSLEKLSNLETFLVRTKDDVGLSLLQDTLLKMQKLRHLHVYGALIDITLANDNLESSSILNNLDSFSTMKLYLGQSMEKMIRKFPNIRRLKCCLLQSEESSCHGTRIVAMDFLSQLESLKLLLGKVTAHPIEYHLPSNLTKLTLEDFSWSIMSTIRKLTNLEALKLLRQADGVKEWDMEGKEEEEIFPKLKFLKLKDLSIVKWLGSGDHFPSLERLILECCAELEELPSRLQETLTLQLIEVRGCLFSAGDLVREIKQQQQIDYGNQDLKILISEEIEESDGDSDGW